DNA sequence from the Blastomonas fulva genome:
GCCCAGGCCAGCCATTTGCCATCGGGCGAGGCCGCAGGCAGCGAATCGGTCGCCTGGTTGGCTTGCGTCAGGTTCACCGCCGCTGCGCCTTCGGCCAGCGGCTGCCAGACGATGTCGAGATTGGTCGAACGCGGCTCGTCGCCATCGGATTTGCGGACGGTGAAGGCGATCGCGCTGCTGTCCGCGGCCCAGGCGATCTCCTCGCCCCCGCCGAACGGCTTGCTCGGCGCATCGCCCTCGATCGAGCCGCTGATACTGCGTCCAGGTCCCGTGGCTTTGCCGTCGCTGCCCAGCGCATAGGCATAGATGCGGCTGTAGGTGCCCGGTTCGCGCCAGCTATCCCAGTGGCGCACGAACAGCCGGTCGTACTCGCGGCCGCTGCCTGCCAGCTTGGCCTTGCTGTCTGCGCAGCCTTCGAGCGAGCAGCCCTGCTTCACATCGGCCCAGACCGCGAGCCGCGCGCCGTCGGGCGACAGGCTGAACCCGCTGATGTCGGTGGCAGAGCTGGTGACCTGCATCGGCTCGCCGGTGGGCAGCGCCACGCGCCAGACTTGGGCAGTGCCGGATCGGTTGGAAAGGAAATAGAGGTGCTGGCCATCGCGCGCGAACACCGGCGCGCTTTCGTTGTGCCCCGGAGAATCGGCGATTGCGATCGCCTGCGCATTGCGGTTGGCGATATCGAGCAGATACAGCCCGGTGCTGCGCTTGTTGGCGGCCAGATCGGTGGTGGTCAGCTGATAGGCGACCCATTTGCCATCGGGCGAGGCGGCGGGCGCACCCAGCCGGTTGAATGTGGCCAGATCGCTTTCGGTCATCGGTCGCGCGGTGGCGGGGGTGGCAAGCAGCAACGGCGACAGGGCGCTGGCCAGCAGCGCGGCAATGACGGTGTTTTTCATGGTTTCAGCTGATACCAGCAAGCGCCGCGCGGCGCAAAGCCCCTTGGGGGCGAAGAGCTGCTCAGCCCTTGCGACCGGTGATCCGGCCGATCTCCTTGGCGACCAGCGCCTCGACCATGTCGGGCAGGTTGCGGTCAAGCCATTCGGCGAGCATCGGGCGCAGCATCTCGCGCACCATGCCCTCGAGCGAGGTCTCGCCCGAACGCACGATCTGCGGGCTGACACCCGGTTCGGTTAACGTCGCCAGCACCGCCAGCGATTCGCGCATCGATTGTTCGCCCGCGCGGCCGACCAGCGGAGGCTCGTCATCCAGCGGATCGCTGGGCTCGACGCTTTCGGTCAGTTCGAGAACGTCTTCTGCCAGCTTTTCCTGCCGGGCAGGCGCGGGCCGCGAAGGCGCGGGACGGCGCGGTTTGCGGCCATCCTCGGCAATCACCTTCTTGATCGAGGCGAGAATCTCTTCAAGGCTTGGCTCGCCGATATCGCGCGTCATTGTTCAAGCCCCTGATTCGAGAACGCCCCTGTGCCCGGCCTATTGGTTGGGCGGTCCCACCACTGCGGCATTTTGCGCGGGGCTGTCAACGGTGCGTGTCGATTGCGCCACCGGGTTCTTGTCCGAATCCCAGTCGTTGATCTTGTCGCGGACACGCTCGTAATTGATGTCGGGATCGTACAGCACGCCGCCATCCAGCCCCAGATCGCGCGCTTCGGCCCGGCCCATCGCGGCGAGCAGGGTAAAGCCCGCGACATAGGCGTTGCGCCGCGCGGTGACGAGCTGGACCTGCGCATTGAGCAGTTCGCGCTCGGCATCCAGAATGTCGAGAATGGTACGGTTGCCGACGCTGTTCTCGGCGCGCACGCCTTCGAGCGCCAGCGTGTTCGATTCGACCGCCTTTTGCGACGAGACGATCACCTGCATCGAGGCATTGAAGCTGGCATAGGCCGCGCGGACCTGCGCGATGATGCCGCGCTCGACCGCGATTTCCTGCTCCATCGCCTGGCCCGACACCGCCTGCGCACGCCGGATCTGCGCGCCAGGGCGTCCGCCCTGATAGACCGGGACAGTCAACTGCACGCCGGCGGCAGCACTCGACTGCTGCTGCACGAAATTACCCTGGATGAGCGTGCTGCCCAGAGTGCCGAGAAAGTTCTGATAGTTGCCCTGCGAGAACAGGCTGACCTGCGGCATCCGCGTGCCGCGCGCGGCCTTGACGTCGAAATTGGCGGCCTCGACGCGCTCGCGCGCCGCTTCCAGATCGGGGTTATTGTCGAGCGCGGTGAACACTGCTGCCTCAGGCGCCTCGGGCAGGTTGGGCAGCGGCGGCGGAGGTTCGAGCTGGCCCGGCGCGGTCCCGACCAGCTGGATATAGGTTTCCTTGCTGCGGATCAGATTGGCTTCGGCGGTCTGCAGATCGCTGCGGGCGATCGCCAGCCGCGCTTCGGACTGGGCGACATCGGTGCGGGTCAGGTCGCCGATCTCGAACCGGTCGGACGAGGCCTGAAGGTTGACATCGAGCACCGACACGTTCTGCCGCTGCAGCCCCACGATCGCCTCGTCGCGGATGACATCCATATAGGCCGCGACGACATTGCTGAACACCGTTGCTTCGGTGCCGCGCAGATCGGCCTGCCCGGCGCCGACGCGAACCTTGGCGGCGTTGATCGCGTTGCGCGCGCTGCCGCCAGAATAGATCGGCACGTTAAGGCTGATGGTACCGTTGACCGACCGATCCGGCGCGGTGAACGCGTTGGCCGGGTTGAGGAAGTTTTCCGAATACTGCGCCTGGACCTGAGAATTGGGGCGGCCATCGGCCAGCGCGATCGGCACGCCTTCATCGGTCGCGCGCTGCTGGGCGCGCGCCGCGTTGAGCGTGGGATTGGTCTGATAGGCCGCGACCAGCGCATCGCGCAGCGTTTCCGCGTGCAGCGGCGCTGCGCCCAGAACGAATACCGCACCACAACCGGCCAGCCAATGCGAAGTCTTCATCAATCCGGTTCTCATATCTTCCCCCGCCCTGTTGCCGGGCGATGGTCATGCGTCAGAAGCTATAGCTTTTTGGCCGGGCAAAGGCCGCAAGCGGGGCAATATCGGTATCGGCAAAGGGAATGAGGGCAAAGGCACCTGCCTGGCGCCGGCCCAAGGCCAGCCGCGAGACACCTGCTTCATCCACACCTGCGAGCAGACGACCCCCTTCGGCCAATTGGGCCACCAGCAAATCGGGCACCTGTTGGACCGCGCCGTCAATGATGATCAGGTCATAGGGTGCGTCGGCTGCATGTCCTTGTGTCAGATCCGATTCGAAGACGGAGACATTGGCCATGCCGCCCAGCGCGGCGCTGGCATGTTCGACCAAGGCACGATTGTCTTCGACGGCGACCACCCTGGCGACGATGCCAGCCAGAAGCGCGGCGAGATAACCGGTGCCTGCTCCGATCAGCAGCACCTTTTCGTTCCCCGAAAGTTCGGCGCGGGTAAGCAGCAGGCCGCTCGACAGCGCCGGGTTGAGCACGCGGCCCCCCGACAGCGGCACGGCACGATCGATATAGGCAAGATGCTGCTGGGCAGCGGGAACGAAATCCTCGCGGCGGGTCACCGCCATCGCGGCGATGACGACGGGGTCGCTGACATCGCTGGGACGCAGCTGGCTTTCGATCATGTGCCTGCGGGCAGCGGCAAAATCTGGCGGAGCAAGAGTGTGTGTGTCGGTCATGTCCAAGCGCCCTAGAATATGCGACCAGCGATGCAAGCCCAAACGGTCCGAACGGTGCCGCTTTGATAGCCTTCCGGTTGCAAAATGCAATCGATATCGCTGCATCGCTGGTTATGGCACGGCTGTATTATTATGGCAATACAGCATTTGCGCCAACGCGAGAGCTTTGCGCACTGCCGCTTCCCCCTGCCCGTTTCGAGCGGCATGCCATGCGCTTGCGGCTTGACTTTCGCTGCAAAGCGGCACAATGCCGCGTCCTTCCACACCGGTGGCCCGATGGCGGAGTGGTTACGCAGAGGACTGCAAATCCTTGCACGCCGGTTCGATTCCGGCTCGGGCCTCCAACTCCCCCCGCATGATTGTCCCGTCCACCCCGACCCCGCCGAGGGTCAGGCACGGTCGTGTGACGAGGGCTTGGCAGACACGTGAAAATCGCGGTGCGGTTCAGTCAAACTTGAGTGAACGCGCCATATTGCTGGCGCCAGGCGGCGACCTCGTCGGCCAGATGTGCGGGCGCGGGTTCGCCTGATATCACCAGCCGGGCCACGTCGCTCTCGGGGTGCAGCAGCATCTTCTTCGACCCATCGGTGAACCACACCGCCACCTGCCTGTCGCACAGGCTGTCGATGATGGTCCGCGCGACACCCTCGTCGAACCCCTCGCCGTCGCCTGTGGCGCGCACGTTGAATGCCACCGCCTCGAGGCAGTTGCGCGGATCGCGCACGAAGTTGAGCGAAACCAGCAGGCCCGAACGGTCCGGGCGGGCATCGTCGGGCATGGCGGCCACCCTGCGCCACGCGCAGAACCAAGTCCGGCAGATCGGCGGGCGGACCGCGTGGATGGTGCAGCCTTGCGCGCCAGGTTGCTCGCCGGGAATCGGGCCGAGATGCCTGCACGGCGTCCCTGCAGGCTTGCTGAATTCCGGGGTGTTGACGGTGAGCACGCTGCAGCAGGCGGTGCACGCGCCGCAGTCACGATTCTCCAGGACAGGCCCCAGCAGGATGGTTTCCAGATCTGTATCGGTGGACATGCCTGCAAACCCTGCCCCGGCGGGGTCGCGAAAGCAACCGTCCAGGCCAGCAGGTGCAGCGCAGAATGCTATGGCGCGATCAGCCCGCTGCTGTCGGCGATGATCGGCCCGCTTTCGGCCATCGGTTCGTCGGCGCCCCAGCCGGGGGAGGCATTGGCCAGCAGGATGACGAGCGCGGTGGCCAGCGCGCTGATCGCGGCCAGCTTCACATCGGTCATCACATTGTTGTCGCGCTGGTTGTTGCGGGTCATGCGTCGGCCCCCTGCCCCGGTTGGTCACTGGCGCAAGGATAAGCGGCGCGGCCTGCCATGGCCCGTGACAAGCCCTGCGCGATAGATGACAAACCGCGTTAATGGGCCGCGCCCCGAAGCGCGTGGACGGGGCCGGCCCGGCGAAGCGGCGGATTTCCGGCTGGCAGCCGCAACGGTCAATCGATACACGCACGCATGTCCGGTCATCGAACGCGTGACACAAGAGGAGCGATGTACCGATGATGATCCTGGTCGATGCCGATGCCTGTCCGGTGAAGGACGAGATCTACCGCGTCGCGCTGCGCCATGGCGTGGCGGTGATGATCGTCAGCAACAGCCCGATCCGCATACCCGACCATCCGCTGATCGGACGCACGGTGGTGGGCGATGGCTTCGATGCGGCCGATGACTGGATCGCCGAGCGCACCGATGCCAAGACGGTGGTGATCACCTCCGACATCCTGCTCGCCGACCGCTGCATCAAGCAGGGCGCAGTGGTGATATCGCCCACCGGCAAGCCGTTCACCGCCAACTCGATCGGCAGCGCGATCGCGACCCGCGCGATCATGGCCGATCTGCGCGCTGGTGGCGACATCGTCGGCGGACCGGCTCCGTTCGGCAAGACCGACCGGTCGCGCTTCCTGCAGGTGCTGGACGAGACGCTGGTTCGCCTGAAGCGCCCAGGCTGACCCGCCTGTTGAAAGGCTTTGGCCCGGCGGGCTCAGTGATCCATGCTGCCGATCGGCATTCCGGGCGGGATCGGAACTTCTGCCCCTTCCCCAGCCAGCGCAGCGCCCAGCGCCTCGCGATCCTTGAGCAACCGCGCGGTCGAAAGCGCCCAGGCGCGGTCGGCGGGATCGGCAAAGCGACGGCCGCCTTGCGCGTCTGCCCAGTCGGTCAGCGCCTGGTCGATCAGGCTGGATGCCTCGATACCGCTATTGGCATCGCGCGATGCCCTGGCGAGCGACAGGATGATCCGCGTGCCCAGCGCGCGGCGCACGGCCGCCAGCCGGGCATCGCCCAAAGGTGCATCGGTGAGCGACAGCAGACGCTGCGCGATGACCTGCGGCCCCGGACTGGCGCGATCGGCGCGATGCTGCTGCGCCATCCGCGCCAGCCGCTCGGGTGCGAGCAGCGCATTCAGCGTGACCTGCGCGGCGACCGCAGACGCGGCGAGCGGATCGAACGCAGCCGCGCCGGCCATCGGCATGATCTCGATCTCGGTCTGGCGGTCGCTGTCGCCCGAGAACCCGGCGGACAGCTGCAGCGCAAGCGATGCGGGCACGTCGAGTACCTGCGGGCTGAGCGTCGCCAGCAGCGAATCGAGCGCGCGCAATTGCTCGGCAGGGGCAACCGCCACCGCCGCGCCATCGCCCTGCCCCGCCACGGCATAATCCGAATACAGTCCGCCCAGCAATTTGCCCGCCGCCTCGACCTGATAGCGGTGGACCAGCCAGACCGGCACGAACTTGCGCCGCAGATTGGCCACCGGTTCTCCCGGCTGCAAGGCCGCAGGTCCGAAGCGCGAGACGGCTGCGGCGCGCACCTGCATCATCCGGTCAAGCTCTGCCACCGGATCGGCGCCATCGTCCCACAGGCTGCCCCAGGGCTGGCTGGCCGAGGCGCTGCGCGCATTCTCGTCCGCGACAAAGCGCAGGCCCTGCCGCGCGGCCTCGTTCGCCTTCGCCATGGCGGCAGCATCGGGGTTTCCGCTCGCCGGATCGCCATACAGCCAGTCGATCGCATGGACATCCCAGCGACCCAGCCCGACGCCATAGGCATCCGACAGATCGGGCGCGCCATCCTTGAGGCCGATGCGCGG
Encoded proteins:
- a CDS encoding DUF2497 domain-containing protein, translating into MTRDIGEPSLEEILASIKKVIAEDGRKPRRPAPSRPAPARQEKLAEDVLELTESVEPSDPLDDEPPLVGRAGEQSMRESLAVLATLTEPGVSPQIVRSGETSLEGMVREMLRPMLAEWLDRNLPDMVEALVAKEIGRITGRKG
- a CDS encoding TolC family outer membrane protein, whose product is MKTSHWLAGCGAVFVLGAAPLHAETLRDALVAAYQTNPTLNAARAQQRATDEGVPIALADGRPNSQVQAQYSENFLNPANAFTAPDRSVNGTISLNVPIYSGGSARNAINAAKVRVGAGQADLRGTEATVFSNVVAAYMDVIRDEAIVGLQRQNVSVLDVNLQASSDRFEIGDLTRTDVAQSEARLAIARSDLQTAEANLIRSKETYIQLVGTAPGQLEPPPPLPNLPEAPEAAVFTALDNNPDLEAARERVEAANFDVKAARGTRMPQVSLFSQGNYQNFLGTLGSTLIQGNFVQQQSSAAAGVQLTVPVYQGGRPGAQIRRAQAVSGQAMEQEIAVERGIIAQVRAAYASFNASMQVIVSSQKAVESNTLALEGVRAENSVGNRTILDILDAERELLNAQVQLVTARRNAYVAGFTLLAAMGRAEARDLGLDGGVLYDPDINYERVRDKINDWDSDKNPVAQSTRTVDSPAQNAAVVGPPNQ
- a CDS encoding protein-L-isoaspartate O-methyltransferase family protein — translated: MTDTHTLAPPDFAAARRHMIESQLRPSDVSDPVVIAAMAVTRREDFVPAAQQHLAYIDRAVPLSGGRVLNPALSSGLLLTRAELSGNEKVLLIGAGTGYLAALLAGIVARVVAVEDNRALVEHASAALGGMANVSVFESDLTQGHAADAPYDLIIIDGAVQQVPDLLVAQLAEGGRLLAGVDEAGVSRLALGRRQAGAFALIPFADTDIAPLAAFARPKSYSF
- a CDS encoding YkgJ family cysteine cluster protein, with amino-acid sequence MSTDTDLETILLGPVLENRDCGACTACCSVLTVNTPEFSKPAGTPCRHLGPIPGEQPGAQGCTIHAVRPPICRTWFCAWRRVAAMPDDARPDRSGLLVSLNFVRDPRNCLEAVAFNVRATGDGEGFDEGVARTIIDSLCDRQVAVWFTDGSKKMLLHPESDVARLVISGEPAPAHLADEVAAWRQQYGAFTQV
- a CDS encoding YaiI/YqxD family protein, with the translated sequence MMILVDADACPVKDEIYRVALRHGVAVMIVSNSPIRIPDHPLIGRTVVGDGFDAADDWIAERTDAKTVVITSDILLADRCIKQGAVVISPTGKPFTANSIGSAIATRAIMADLRAGGDIVGGPAPFGKTDRSRFLQVLDETLVRLKRPG